The Bradyrhizobium sp. WSM471 genome includes the window TCTGCCGTATGCTCTCCTGGAGCGCGTACATGCCGTACATGCCGGAATGCATGTAGCTCAAGCCACCGCCATTGGTGTTGAGCGGCAGCTTGCCGCCGGGGCGGGTGTTGCCGTCGGCGATGAACTTGCCGGTCTCCTCGTGCGGCATGAAGCCGAGATCGCCGAGGCCGAACAGCGGCAGATGCGCAAACGCGTCGTAGATCATGAGATGGTCGACGTCCTTGTGTGCGATGCCGGCCTCCCTGAACGCCAGCGGTCCCGCGGTCTTGAACGCGCGTGAGGAGTTGAACGTCTCCATCTGGCTGACCATCGGCGTCTCCACGCTCTCGCCGGTCCCCATGATGTAGACCGGCTTGCGCGGAAAATCCCGGGCGCGGTCCGCCGAGGTCAGGATCAGCGCGCCGCCGCCGTCGGTGACGAGGCAGCATTGCAGCAGGCGGAACGGATAAGCGATCATGCGCGAGTTGAGGACGTCTGCGACCGTGATGGGATCCTTCATCATCGCACGCGGATTCTTCGCCGCCCATTCCCGCTGCACCACTGCCACCGAGGCGAGCTGCTCGTGCGTGATGCCGTAGGTCTTCATGAAGCGCAGCACGGGGATCGGGAACATGCTGGGCGGGCCGTAGACGCCGAACGGCGCCTCGAACTGGCCTTGCAGACTGTCGGGGGGAATCGAGCGCGGCGCCTTGCCGATCATCGACTTGCCGCTCTCGGCATGGGTGATCAGCACGGTCTTGCACAGGCCAGCCTCGATCGCCGCGGCGGCATGGCGGACGTGCAGCATGAAGGAGCAGCCGCCGACCGAGGTGCCGTCCACCCAGGTCGGCTTGATGCCGAGATAGTGGCAGACCTGCTGCGGCGTTTCGACCGCGGTGGCGAAGCCGTCGATGTCCGACAGCTTCAGCCCGGCATCGGCAATGGCATTGAGCGCCGCATCCGCATGAAGCTGGAGCTGCGAGACGTTGGGGATGACACCGAGTTCGGTGGTCTCGGCCGCGCCGACGACGGCAACCTGATTGCTGCGCATGGGCTTACCCCTTCGCCGGACGGAATACGGGAAGGGTGATCTTGTCGTCGAGCGCCTCGAAGGCGACCTCGAGCTTCATGTCGAGTTCGAGCGCCTCCGGCGTCTGCGGGCAGTCGATGATGTTGCTCATCATCCGCGGCCCCTCCTCGAGTTCGACCACCGCGATCGCGTAAGGCGGCGTGAAGCCGGGCGCCGCGGGACGGTGGTTGATCACGTAGCTGTAGAGAAAGCCTTTGCCGCTCGCCTTGAAGATGCTGACCTTGCGCGAGGCGCAGGACGGGCAGAACGGACGTGGCGGGAAATAGACATGCGCGCAGGCGTCGCAGCGCTGCAGGCGCAACTCGCCCGCCTTGGTGCCGTCCCAGAAATGCTGGGTCTCCGGCGTCGGTTTCGGTCGCGCGCGCTGCGGTTCGGCCATCTCGGCGGGTCCTCCCAAGGCCAAGCTTAGCCCGGCTGTTGCGATCTTGATGCGACAATCGACCATGGCGCGTCAACGGTCCAGCAATGCGCATGCATGCCATCATGCGCACAATGCTTGTGTCGAAGTGAGGCAGCGCTATACATTGCGCGCAAATATTCCGTGAGACAGACATGCCCGATTTTTCGACACTGACGAAGCTCGCCGAAGACCTCGAAAGCGG containing:
- a CDS encoding Zn-ribbon domain-containing OB-fold protein, with amino-acid sequence MAEPQRARPKPTPETQHFWDGTKAGELRLQRCDACAHVYFPPRPFCPSCASRKVSIFKASGKGFLYSYVINHRPAAPGFTPPYAIAVVELEEGPRMMSNIIDCPQTPEALELDMKLEVAFEALDDKITLPVFRPAKG